A window of Candidatus Hydrogenedentota bacterium contains these coding sequences:
- a CDS encoding 4Fe-4S binding protein produces MLKPLLARLKQGHRTITYPDGEPPAMPDRFRGRPVIDASKCVEGCRACIEACPTEALTAERLPQVDLGKCLFCADCSEACPQHAITHLQDYRLSTRTREDLFVGAQDELRLARALDAKLKRLFGRSLRLRQVSAGGCNACEADVNVLSTIGWDIGRFGIQMVASPRHADGILVTGCVSENMRLALEKTYEAVPAPKLVIVVGACAISGGPYAGHSQQHNGVEGLLPIDLYIPGCPPHPLTILDGLLRLLGRIEVDSVRIQSK; encoded by the coding sequence ATGCTGAAACCGTTACTCGCCAGGCTGAAACAAGGCCATCGCACCATAACGTATCCCGACGGAGAACCGCCTGCGATGCCCGATCGATTCAGGGGCCGTCCCGTGATCGATGCGTCGAAGTGCGTGGAAGGGTGCCGCGCGTGCATTGAAGCTTGCCCAACCGAAGCGCTGACTGCCGAACGTCTTCCCCAGGTTGATTTGGGAAAGTGCCTGTTTTGTGCAGATTGCTCAGAAGCGTGTCCCCAACACGCGATCACGCATCTCCAAGACTATCGCTTGTCCACGCGTACGCGCGAGGACCTCTTCGTTGGAGCGCAGGATGAACTCAGACTCGCCCGAGCGCTTGATGCAAAACTGAAGCGACTGTTTGGACGTTCGTTGCGATTGCGGCAAGTCAGCGCGGGCGGGTGTAACGCGTGCGAAGCGGACGTGAACGTTTTGAGCACAATCGGATGGGATATCGGACGGTTCGGCATTCAGATGGTGGCTTCGCCGCGTCACGCAGACGGTATCTTGGTTACCGGCTGCGTTTCAGAGAACATGCGGTTGGCCCTTGAGAAGACCTACGAGGCAGTCCCCGCGCCCAAGCTGGTCATCGTGGTCGGAGCATGTGCTATTTCGGGTGGGCCTTATGCTGGGCACAGTCAGCAGCACAATGGCGTAGAAGGCTTGCTGCCGATCGATTTGTACATCCCCGGTTGCCCTCCACATCCGCTCACTATTCTGGACGGATTGCTTCGCCTTTTGGGCAGAATTGAAGTCGATTCGGTCAGAATCCAGTCCAAGTGA
- a CDS encoding cytochrome c3 family protein → MFFRVRDAARLVLLACMVWFVVPWAGAQLEDEQCFMCHGDNSLTKTTDDGKTISLYIDQELYTNTIHGPIGCIACHTDIAELPHEPGLKPVDCGSCHGDEAALYAKSLHGQSVAKNDPLAPQCSDCHGTHDIRALDDPKSRTNPIHIPEMCGNCHAENAPVAKSRNISQHDILTNYDESMHAQGLFGQGLKVTAVCTSCHTAHNVLPHTDPESSINRKNVSGVCTKCHALIEQVHRKVIDGKLWEEQPDVVPVCIDCHQPHKARRVYYEEGVSDRDCMICHEKPLEKKAGGTLAAVNVDDLTHSTHKDTRCAQCHTGADPRHAERPCATVIAKVDCAVCHADQVNQHKESIHGQLLAKGDPEAPDCLDCHSGHATKSKKDSESPTFARNVPTLCGKCHREGEAAARRLGPEFAGIVAHYTESVHGEGLSKSGLINTATCTSCHTAHSPLPPSDSRSTVNKNNIANTCGQCHDGIEQQFRKSIHSSLVSNSDNLPVCSSCHTAHSISRTSEEKFKFDILTTCGKCHEDVSKTYFDTYHGKVSKLGSAVAAKCYDCHGAHDTLPPENPESHLSRENIVQTCAKCHPGANRRFAGYLTHATHHDPEKYPALFYAFWGMTALLVGTFGFFGLHTLMWLPRSWREMRRARDHIAAAGGEEAKMVVRFVPVVRQMHFVLILSFFGLALTGMALKFSYMPWAQWLSWALGGFAACGIIHRVCAVIMVVVFIAHLGYIAHRKRETGSSWKQILLGTGTLLPTLRDFREFVATVKWFRGKGPRPQYGEWTYWEKFDYFAVFWGVAIIGSTGLFLWFPEAFTRVLPGWLINVATIIHSDEALLAVGFIFTIHFFNTHFRPEKFPMDMAMFTGLVPEEELKEERPRYYEELRESGELDKRLRHQAPKEFRFWAAIFGTLALVVGFGLVLLIIWSMLIGYK, encoded by the coding sequence ATGTTCTTTCGAGTGCGCGACGCTGCAAGGCTAGTTCTGCTTGCTTGCATGGTCTGGTTTGTGGTTCCTTGGGCGGGCGCACAACTGGAAGACGAGCAGTGCTTCATGTGCCACGGCGACAACTCGCTCACCAAGACCACAGATGACGGCAAGACGATCTCTCTGTACATCGATCAAGAGCTCTACACGAACACCATCCACGGTCCCATCGGATGCATTGCGTGCCACACGGACATTGCCGAACTACCGCACGAACCCGGACTCAAACCTGTTGATTGCGGTTCCTGTCATGGCGACGAGGCGGCGCTGTACGCAAAGAGCCTCCACGGGCAGTCCGTCGCGAAAAACGATCCGCTTGCGCCTCAGTGCAGCGATTGCCACGGGACCCACGATATCCGTGCGCTGGACGATCCTAAGTCGCGAACCAATCCCATACACATTCCGGAGATGTGCGGCAACTGTCACGCGGAGAACGCCCCAGTCGCGAAAAGCCGCAACATCTCGCAGCATGACATTCTCACCAACTATGACGAAAGCATGCACGCGCAGGGTCTTTTCGGGCAGGGGCTGAAAGTCACCGCAGTCTGCACGAGTTGTCATACGGCCCACAATGTGCTTCCCCACACAGACCCTGAGTCGAGCATTAACCGCAAGAACGTCTCGGGTGTTTGCACCAAGTGCCACGCGCTGATTGAGCAGGTTCACAGGAAGGTTATCGACGGTAAGCTTTGGGAAGAACAGCCGGATGTGGTTCCGGTCTGTATCGATTGCCATCAGCCGCACAAAGCTCGAAGGGTGTACTACGAAGAAGGCGTGAGCGACCGCGATTGCATGATCTGTCACGAGAAGCCGCTCGAGAAGAAGGCAGGCGGCACATTGGCGGCGGTCAACGTTGACGACCTAACCCACTCCACGCACAAGGACACGCGGTGCGCCCAGTGCCATACGGGAGCGGACCCGCGTCACGCCGAGCGCCCCTGCGCGACGGTGATTGCGAAAGTGGACTGCGCTGTCTGCCATGCGGACCAGGTAAATCAGCACAAAGAGAGTATTCACGGACAACTTCTGGCAAAGGGCGATCCTGAAGCGCCGGATTGCCTGGATTGTCATAGCGGGCACGCAACAAAATCGAAGAAGGATTCCGAATCGCCCACTTTTGCGCGCAACGTACCTACCCTCTGCGGGAAGTGCCATCGCGAGGGCGAGGCTGCAGCGCGCAGGCTCGGGCCGGAATTTGCGGGCATCGTCGCACACTACACGGAAAGCGTGCACGGCGAGGGATTGTCCAAGAGCGGTTTGATCAACACGGCCACGTGTACGAGTTGCCACACGGCTCACAGCCCCCTTCCGCCATCAGATTCCCGTTCCACGGTAAACAAGAACAACATTGCCAATACCTGTGGCCAGTGCCACGACGGAATAGAACAACAGTTCCGAAAGAGTATCCACTCGTCTTTGGTCAGCAACTCCGACAATCTTCCCGTGTGCAGCAGTTGCCATACGGCGCACAGCATTTCCCGTACAAGCGAGGAGAAGTTCAAGTTCGACATTCTAACTACCTGCGGCAAGTGTCATGAAGACGTCAGCAAGACCTATTTCGACACGTACCATGGCAAAGTATCGAAGCTGGGTTCCGCGGTGGCGGCGAAGTGCTACGACTGTCACGGCGCGCACGATACGCTGCCTCCGGAGAATCCGGAGTCCCATCTCAGCCGTGAGAACATCGTGCAGACGTGCGCAAAGTGCCATCCGGGCGCGAACAGACGCTTCGCGGGCTATTTGACCCACGCGACCCATCACGACCCGGAGAAGTATCCGGCGCTCTTCTATGCATTCTGGGGAATGACCGCCTTGCTGGTAGGAACGTTCGGATTCTTTGGCTTGCACACGCTCATGTGGCTGCCGCGTTCCTGGCGTGAGATGCGGCGTGCGCGCGATCATATCGCGGCGGCCGGCGGTGAAGAGGCGAAGATGGTGGTCCGCTTTGTGCCGGTCGTCCGTCAGATGCACTTTGTGCTCATCCTGAGCTTCTTTGGGCTGGCCCTCACGGGGATGGCGCTCAAGTTCTCGTACATGCCGTGGGCGCAATGGTTGTCGTGGGCGCTCGGCGGATTTGCCGCATGCGGGATCATTCATCGTGTGTGCGCTGTGATCATGGTCGTCGTGTTCATTGCCCACCTTGGCTACATTGCGCACCGCAAGAGAGAGACGGGCTCCAGTTGGAAGCAGATTCTACTGGGCACGGGTACGTTGCTCCCGACTCTGCGCGATTTCAGGGAGTTTGTGGCGACGGTCAAATGGTTCCGTGGAAAGGGGCCCCGCCCGCAGTATGGCGAGTGGACCTACTGGGAGAAGTTCGACTACTTCGCTGTTTTCTGGGGCGTAGCGATAATTGGATCGACCGGCTTATTCCTGTGGTTCCCCGAAGCGTTCACGCGCGTATTGCCGGGATGGTTAATCAATGTTGCGACAATTATCCACAGTGACGAGGCGCTTCTAGCTGTTGGATTCATCTTCACCATTCACTTCTTCAACACGCACTTCAGACCGGAGAAGTTCCCGATGGACATGGCGATGTTCACCGGGCTTGTGCCAGAAGAAGAACTGAAAGAAGAGCGTCCGCGCTACTACGAGGAGCTTAGGGAGAGCGGCGAACTGGACAAGCGGCTTCGTCATCAGGCTCCCAAAGAGTTCCGATTCTGGGCGGCCATTTTCGGTACGTTGGCATTGGTTGTTGGCTTCGGCCTGGTGCTGCTGATTATCTGGTCGATGCTGATTGGGTACAAGTGA
- a CDS encoding hydrogenase: MAYAVPSNRLRPYVLPFVGVVHAGATVNAVAQEYAPVGDEWMMLDPLGKILLLSVSGLFLCCSFYAPGYLRFRNERSNRNFVACLLILVAMMSLVAYAQHLGVLWVAVEATTLAAAPLIHFRYTPKAIEATWKYLIVCSVGIALALLGLYFLAYSTLTAGDAPKLVLSDLVRSAHNFSAPWLRAAFLTLLVGYGTKMGLAPMHTWKPDAYGEAPGLVGAMLAGGLTSCAFVAILRVSMILVAAGQAAMVSRAWIILGVSSMALAAAFLARQRDFKRMLAYSSVEQMGILAIGAGLGGLGLFGALLHMLNNALAKGVMFLSSGNIHRAYDSKSSADVRGAMSRVPLSGGLFLVGFFAVAGSPPFGPFVSVITILQAAMTQYRYGIAAAYLLLLFLVFAGMGKTVVAVVMGGADDSPSKRDYRDNAGTVVPIVVLLTFVLVLGVHLPETLRTILYQAVDYVQVMP; encoded by the coding sequence ATGGCGTATGCGGTGCCATCCAACCGGCTGCGTCCTTACGTGCTACCGTTCGTGGGTGTAGTGCATGCCGGCGCGACGGTGAATGCCGTTGCGCAGGAGTACGCTCCGGTAGGTGATGAATGGATGATGTTGGACCCGCTCGGCAAGATACTCCTACTTTCGGTGAGCGGACTGTTCCTGTGCTGCTCATTCTACGCGCCCGGATACCTCCGGTTTCGCAACGAGCGCTCCAACCGGAACTTTGTCGCCTGTTTGCTCATACTCGTGGCGATGATGTCGCTTGTTGCGTATGCGCAGCATTTGGGGGTGCTGTGGGTCGCCGTGGAAGCAACCACCCTGGCCGCGGCCCCATTGATTCATTTTCGATATACGCCGAAAGCGATCGAAGCAACGTGGAAGTACCTGATCGTCTGTTCGGTGGGAATCGCGTTGGCACTACTTGGACTATATTTCCTTGCGTATTCGACTCTGACCGCGGGAGACGCCCCAAAATTGGTGCTGTCGGATTTGGTGCGCTCGGCTCACAATTTCTCGGCGCCGTGGTTGCGCGCTGCATTTCTCACGCTGCTCGTAGGGTACGGAACAAAAATGGGATTGGCGCCCATGCACACGTGGAAGCCGGATGCCTATGGGGAAGCGCCAGGGCTTGTGGGGGCCATGCTCGCGGGCGGACTGACGAGTTGCGCGTTCGTCGCCATTCTTAGAGTTTCCATGATTCTGGTCGCGGCCGGACAGGCAGCGATGGTCAGTCGCGCGTGGATCATACTGGGCGTGTCTTCGATGGCCCTTGCCGCAGCATTTCTTGCCCGTCAACGAGACTTCAAGCGCATGCTCGCCTATTCGAGTGTTGAGCAGATGGGAATTTTGGCGATTGGAGCCGGGCTGGGTGGCTTGGGACTCTTCGGCGCGTTGCTGCACATGCTGAATAACGCGCTCGCAAAAGGTGTGATGTTCCTGTCTTCCGGAAACATCCACCGCGCCTACGATAGCAAGTCCTCCGCCGATGTCCGGGGCGCCATGTCGCGCGTTCCTTTGTCGGGAGGTTTGTTTCTGGTCGGGTTCTTTGCTGTTGCCGGTTCGCCTCCGTTTGGTCCCTTTGTGAGCGTGATAACCATTTTGCAGGCAGCGATGACACAATACCGATACGGCATCGCCGCCGCGTACCTGCTGCTCCTGTTCCTCGTATTCGCAGGCATGGGGAAGACGGTAGTTGCCGTTGTCATGGGCGGCGCTGACGATTCTCCCTCCAAGCGAGACTACAGAGACAACGCGGGGACAGTTGTACCGATCGTAGTCTTGCTCACGTTTGTCTTGGTGCTTGGAGTTCACCTGCCCGAGACGCTGCGCACGATTCTTTATCAAGCCGTTGACTATGTTCAGGTGATGCCATGA
- a CDS encoding hydrogenase, with the protein MNAMLSLALILTVLLDFVALGSSRLRVLIRTVGIQGALLGLMPLLQEATPGLRVLGLCLLTATVKGVVIPKLLFKAIRDAHIRREVEPLLGFIPSLMLGAAGTGLAMIFADSLPLVNGQQGTLVVSVSFATVLSGFILLTTRHKAITQVVGYLVLENGVFIFGLLLIDAMPLLVELAVLLDVLVGVFVMGIIINHIRLTFSSLDTAHLTTLKE; encoded by the coding sequence ATGAATGCAATGCTGAGTTTGGCTCTTATACTGACCGTACTGCTCGACTTTGTCGCGCTGGGTTCCAGCCGATTGCGCGTATTGATACGGACGGTTGGCATTCAGGGTGCCTTGTTGGGACTCATGCCGCTGTTGCAGGAGGCAACTCCCGGCTTGCGTGTGCTTGGATTGTGCCTACTGACCGCTACCGTCAAAGGGGTGGTGATACCCAAACTGCTTTTCAAAGCGATACGCGACGCCCACATTCGCCGCGAAGTGGAGCCGCTTCTCGGATTCATTCCGTCACTGATGCTTGGAGCGGCAGGTACCGGACTCGCCATGATATTCGCGGACTCGTTGCCCTTGGTGAATGGACAGCAAGGTACGCTTGTCGTCTCCGTCTCCTTCGCGACCGTACTCAGCGGCTTTATCCTGCTTACTACACGGCACAAGGCGATCACTCAGGTGGTCGGATACCTGGTGCTTGAAAACGGCGTATTCATCTTTGGCTTGCTCCTGATCGACGCAATGCCACTCCTCGTCGAGTTGGCTGTGTTGCTTGACGTCCTTGTGGGCGTATTCGTGATGGGAATCATCATCAACCATATCCGATTGACCTTCTCGTCGTTGGATACGGCCCACCTCACGACGTTGAAGGAATAG
- a CDS encoding NADH-quinone oxidoreductase subunit C yields the protein MTSSAFAKTWNGEALALIDVPRRPIDQFRVALIDAVKARCRVSSLFVRRPTESGKPELVAVLTDDSDGSVLIGIGALEGERYASLTPSCPQVHLFEREIAEQTGVAPEGHPWLKPVRFPDKADQRNARIGEMDFFKVDGDEVHEVAVGPVHAGVIEPGHFRFQCHGEEVFHLEISLGYQHRGVEDALVDGPHNRTIHVMETLAGDTTVGHAWAYSQNVEALSRVHVSAHAQVVRAIALELERLANHTGDLGALAGDVGFLPTQSFCGRIRGDLLNMTALLCGNRFGRSLVVPGGVRFMLEPERATELKKRLETAERDLQIAVNLLWESATVQGRFEQTGMVSRTACVDLGLVGPAARACGVEVDIRSTHPTGVYQFTNIPLATAHHGDVNSRAYVRWLEIQRSIVFIRERLNSLPASDSLSSRRELAADSIAASLIEGWRGEICHVAITGSNGKFSSYKVTDPSFHNWTGLSMALRNQPISDFPLCNKSFNLSYCGFDL from the coding sequence ATGACTTCGTCTGCATTTGCGAAGACGTGGAACGGCGAGGCGCTTGCGCTGATAGATGTACCGCGCAGGCCGATTGATCAGTTTCGGGTTGCCTTAATCGATGCCGTGAAAGCTCGTTGCAGGGTTTCGTCATTGTTTGTCCGGCGGCCAACCGAAAGCGGCAAGCCGGAATTGGTAGCCGTGCTCACGGACGATTCGGACGGTAGCGTTTTGATCGGGATTGGCGCACTCGAAGGTGAGCGTTATGCATCGCTGACGCCAAGTTGCCCTCAAGTCCATCTTTTTGAAAGAGAAATCGCGGAACAAACCGGTGTCGCTCCTGAAGGTCATCCGTGGCTGAAACCGGTCCGTTTTCCTGACAAAGCCGACCAACGAAATGCCCGAATTGGCGAGATGGACTTCTTCAAAGTCGATGGCGATGAAGTGCATGAGGTAGCCGTGGGGCCGGTTCACGCCGGTGTCATTGAACCCGGCCACTTCCGTTTCCAGTGCCACGGAGAAGAAGTCTTCCACCTCGAAATTTCGTTGGGATATCAGCACCGAGGTGTGGAAGACGCGTTGGTTGACGGCCCGCACAATCGAACGATTCATGTGATGGAGACACTCGCGGGAGACACGACCGTTGGGCACGCGTGGGCATATAGTCAGAATGTCGAGGCCCTGTCGCGAGTTCATGTGTCTGCGCACGCGCAGGTGGTGCGCGCAATCGCGCTTGAACTGGAGCGTCTGGCAAATCATACGGGAGACTTGGGCGCGTTGGCGGGAGACGTAGGTTTTCTTCCCACACAATCGTTCTGCGGCAGGATTCGAGGCGATCTCCTGAACATGACCGCATTGCTTTGCGGCAACCGATTCGGACGTTCCTTGGTCGTTCCCGGTGGCGTGCGTTTTATGCTGGAGCCCGAGCGTGCAACCGAATTGAAGAAGCGTCTGGAAACTGCCGAGCGCGATTTGCAGATTGCCGTCAACCTCCTTTGGGAGAGCGCCACCGTCCAGGGGCGATTTGAGCAGACGGGCATGGTCAGCCGGACGGCCTGCGTGGATTTGGGCCTTGTCGGTCCTGCGGCGCGGGCGTGTGGTGTGGAGGTGGATATCCGGTCCACGCACCCGACCGGGGTATACCAATTCACAAACATTCCGCTGGCAACGGCCCACCACGGCGACGTGAATTCGCGCGCGTACGTCCGATGGTTGGAGATACAGCGCTCAATTGTGTTCATTCGAGAGCGTCTCAACTCGCTGCCCGCCTCGGATAGTCTGTCGAGCCGACGCGAACTGGCCGCTGACAGCATTGCTGCCTCACTGATAGAAGGTTGGCGAGGCGAGATTTGTCATGTGGCAATAACCGGCAGCAACGGGAAGTTTTCCTCATACAAGGTTACGGACCCATCCTTTCACAATTGGACGGGACTATCGATGGCATTACGCAACCAGCCGATCTCGGATTTTCCGCTCTGCAACAAGAGCTTCAATCTCTCGTACTGCGGGTTCGACCTGTGA